Proteins encoded in a region of the Zea mays cultivar B73 chromosome 4, Zm-B73-REFERENCE-NAM-5.0, whole genome shotgun sequence genome:
- the LOC103654540 gene encoding formimidoyltransferase-cyclodeaminase, with translation MLRPPALACCKLYISEARNSGALRAIEHAAAALRPLAVLVNTFADDAYNRVGYTLVSPLAGGGASPPLRCASFRVVAAAIEAVDLDAHAGAHPRLGVVDHVAFHPLASAHLEDVTALARAVAADIGDRLQVPTYLYGAAHRDGRTLASIRRQLGYFTPTSPGGEQWHGAPDSLLPVAPDAGPRTSSASNGVVVVGATPWVDNYNVPLTTADVSVARRIARAVSERGGGLACVQAMGLAHGDGATEVACNLLHPDAVGADQVQERVSRLAAGLGVGVGQGYFTDLSREKVVELYLQAAQAA, from the exons ATGCTGAGGCCGCCCGCGCTAGCGTGCTGCAAACTCTACATCTCCGAGGCCCGCAACTCGGGGGCGTTGCGTGCCATCGAGCACGCAGCGGCGGCGCTCCGCCCGTTGGCCGTGCTCGTCAACACCTTCGCCGACGACGCCTACAACCGGGTCGGGTACACGCTCGTGTCCCCCCTCGCGGGCGGCGGCGCCTCGCCGCCGCTGCGCTGCGCATCGTTCCGCGTGGTCGCGGCCGCGATCGAGGCCGTCGACCTGGACGCCCACGCCGGCGCGCACCCGCGCCTCGGCGTCGTCGACCACGTCGCCTTCCACCCTCTGGCCAGCGCCCACCTCGAGGACGTCACCGCGCTCGCCAGGGCCGTGGCGGCGGACATCGGAGACAGGCTTCAAG TGCCGACGTACCTGTACGGCGCAGCTCACAGAGACGGTAGGACGCTGGCGTCCATCAGGAGGCAGCTGGGCTACTTCACGCCGACCTCCCCCGGCGGAGAGCAGTGGCACGGCGCGCCGGACTCGCTGCTGCCAGTGGCCCCGGACGCCGGGCCCCGGACGTCGTCCGCGTCCAATGGCGTGGTGGTGGTGGGCGCCACGCCGTGGGTGGACAACTACAACGTGCCCCTGACCACGGCCGACGTCAGCGTCGCGAGGCGCATCGCGCGCGCGGTCAGCGAGCGCGGCGGCGGGCTCGCGTGCGTGCAGGCCATGGGGCTCGCGCACGGCGACGGCGCCACCGAGGTCGCCTGCAACCTACTTCACCCGGACGCGGTGGGCGCCGACCAGGTGCAGGAGAGGGTGAGCCGGCTCGCCGCCGGCCTCGGGGTCGGCGTCGGCCAGGGGTACTTCACCGACTTGTCGCGGGAGAAGGTCGTCGAGCTGTACTTGCAGGCCGCTCAAGCTGCCTGA